The genomic segment gatccaGACTAGAATGGGGGTTGGGGACAAGAACAGACAGATTCGTGAAGGAGGAATTTGATAGATGGGATGCTCTTATTTAGAAAAGAAAGATGACAAAACATCCGAACATCTGCAAGTAAGGCCCTCTTCCCATTCATCTCTTAAGGCTGACAAGACTTCAAGACCATGCTCCCACTCAGACTCTCTGACTTACATACTGATCATAAATCCAGAAAACATTCCCCACAGATACTGTATGTCTCTGTGCAATGTTTTTAGGATCAGTGTGCTGTTGTTACCATTTAGAGGCCTCAGTgctctctgtttcttcttctagAAGTTTTGCCTTCCTTTAGTCCCCACTTCTTTTGAGGCCATCGGCAAACAAACTCCAGACGCATTATTAATAGTGAGAGCACTTGCTTTTCTCTCATTTGTCCATATTTGCTTTTTTCATGCCCGTACAGCTTACTGCTAATACTCTTTGTCTCTCAAAGTCCACAACCGGTCATGTAACTTTTACCTTCAGCCCATTTCTCTTTCATCTTTTCCACACCATTCATCACCTTCAGAGACCTAGTCATTTCATCACTCTTTCCTTTGCTGTCCACTCCTTCTGTTCTCTTTGTTCTTTGTCTTAATCACACCTTTTTGCTACTTCGACATTTTTCTCTGCCCTGAAGAATTTCTTATGAAAATGGTATTTTCCTTTAGAAATGTGGAGCTTATCTCTCCTCTCTGCTAATTACAGATATGTTCAAGGGATTCAAGCTTCAGGTGGCACTCCGATACAGCAGGCAAAAATTTTGTCCCAAAGAGTTGTGACAGTAGAAGGCATGATTGAACACAGCAACACTATCACATCTTCGTATTTTCAGTCGCACAATAGAAGAAATTGAATGCAACAACAAATGTTGGCTTGAGAACTACACCAGCTCAAGATAGTTTGCAATCTGAAGGGAAAAAGAAGGGCACTCCCCCATTAACTGTACAAAGGCCAGATGACATACAGTGGAATCTTCCATCAACAGTGGCATTGGAGAGCACCCACCTTCACACCTGGAAGCAGCAGGCTTGTCTGGAGGCACCGGATAAGCCTGGTGGTGTACAGTTTCTCTTCTCCCATTCCTTACTGCCATCTTGGATATCTGTTGTCTGAGGAGACTGAGTCACTCCAGCCAATAACAGAGCTTGCCTTAGTCATGCCAACATCACCAAGAAAGAGAAATCTGTCATTTTAAAATACGCAGTTCTTTATTTTGAAAgtttgggctaaatccaattgttctACCATTAATCCTTCTCCTAAAAAGAGTACACAGAATTAATTAGACCTTGATTCATGTAAGTTCCAATAGACTCAATACTTATATGTTGGGCTATGCAATGTGAGAACAACGCTTACACAAGTGTTGACTTATCAATGCCATGGTCTTTTGGGGGATAAAGgagaaatagaaatattttaaataaataaataaatattaaatactcTGGTtgggattaattaatttattagtttaaataaataaataaatttgattttgtACATAAAGCTAGCAGTCATGGCCCTTAATCATCTCAAATTTTATACTATAATAAATGAAATACCTAAAGGTCACATAGGCAGGAGTGGGCAGCTGTggcctttcagattttttttgttttttgttactgCCTACAATTATCATCAGCTCTAATCAGTACAATCAAAGGAAGGGGATtatggaagttgcaatccaaaagTATCTAGAGGGCCACAGTTGCCGTTCCCTAACCTAAAGATCTGGTTGATTCTAGGTTTACATCTTCCCTTATGCTAACCAGATTACATTTGTGATCATATGCAGCTCTCACAGAGgtatcacagatgttcttttaagAAACTTATAATTTCAAAAATTCAACTTAGTGTCTACCGTTTGCTCTTTTGTCAAAGAGTTGACatttcttaaataaaaataataaataatcacagACAATTAAGAAGAGATGCAAGACTAACCAACGGCGTAGAGTGTGAGCAAGTTCATAGttatgtctgtgaagattctcagtcatccaggggaggttatctggaagttgagttatggcaactggacttcttttttattaggttgaaatgtttcgctactcatccaagtagctttttcagtctaGGGAGAGTTgctaggagatccctgatatatcctccatgttggtttcactcccccccctctgaataggcttgttagatggacaaaggggaTAGATAAAtcggagacagattgtatctaaggcctccacccctgctgagtgagggatttttctATATGCaaatgtatggcctccctgaacCCTCTCTCAAACCGCCTGTCTTCtctccaaaatgagtacatcttggtcatcaaatgagtgtcctttgtccttcaaatgaaggaatactgctgattgtggtcctcaGCATTATAGCTCAATTGTTTAGAGCACCTGACTGCAGAGGccatctgtctcctatttatcatgtccttacatccccagaaagatcaggatcaTACACACCAGAAAAACCACTTTTAATGATCTataacaatgggtggagaagaactgcagaagtggggTTTTCACTGTCACACACACcactttgtccatctaacgagcctattcagaccaggagaaagtgaaaccaacatggaggatatatcaggagtctcctaccaactctcctcagactgaagaagccacCTGGATGAGTGGCAAAGCATTTCAACCTAATatgaaataagtccagttgccatgactcaacttccagattcatAGTTATAGTgtgcctgtacagtggtgcctcgcttagcgagtgcaccgtatagtgatgtttctgtatagcgatcccttttttgggatcgctatacggaaacatacccgatcttcgcaatggggaaaacccgcattgcgaagatcgggtattgcggcggccattttggagccgccgaacagttgttcggcggctccaaaatggccgccggaagcccggaaatggctgccggcagccgttttcacaccctgccctcacttagcgagggcgtgaaaatggctgccggcaaggggaatcctcgctgaatgggtaagtaagcaaggtattggaacgcattaaactaagtttaatgcgtttcaatacgttttccctacccgtttagctacgattccgcatagcgagggttaatccggaacggattaacctcgctatgcggggcaccactgtatattgttctcTTAATATGGGAAGGGGGAAACAGCTTACAGCTATGAAAGTATCTTTTTAATGAATTCAAAATGattttgacaatgaagaaaacagaCTTGACAATACCATATTTCTGTGGTATTTAATGAGTGAATGGCATGAAGGCTTGTGCAGAGGCTGCCTtggaaaaatgcaaaacagagTACTTGGTGTCAGTAAGTGGGGGGTGGGAACTTCACAGAAGAAAGTAACTTTGACGCTGATCACTATCTGCTACTtcaacatactttttaaaaaataaataaacattaggcCGTTTCTTTGGCATACACAATAGCTTTACTGGGATGAAGCACTGCATTCTGAAGTCCATCAGAAACACACTTGCACATGTGTTGTTCTGCttcattttgtgttgttttaCTCCATACtttgaggaggcacagtggggaatggaaatCCTGGCCTCTGCAGTCAGATGTGCTAACAATTGAGCTATACCAGCTACTACTTCTACCTACCAGAGATGTAGTACAAAGAGGACAGCGTAAATTACAGTATATAAACTGAGGAGGGAATTGTGTTATTTACTTTGTTCATTTTACATCTGTGCAGCCCTACACTGTACAGATGTAATGTAAAGTGAACAAAATGACTGGAATCCTTTGTTATTCATGTGGAAGACAAATGGTATAACATTCAATTGCTTCCAGTTGGAAATGAATGAGTCACCGCTCAGATTCTTCCGGGGCACATGAACCTGCTGCCTTGAGACACACTTGAAAACCCCAGTGGTGAGTACTTAATTACTAGCTAGAAGTGAGTTGTTTGCCCTCCACATGCAtatgaaagaaaagattttttttgccagggaagagaaaaatgaagaagaaataagTACATGATCCTTTCTGTTGTAGATACTGctccatgagaaaaaaaaatgcaaagtagTTACCccatattgtaaaccacccagagtggtcctCGCTGCCAGGTGGgtggtaaataaatacataaataaatattattttaatcatcatcatctgaacaTAAGTAACATGTAGTCTGGGTTTAAGAGCTGGGAAAAGGGAATTGGAGAAGAGTTTGAAGTAAAAATATTTCCGTGCTGAAGGACCTTCTGTGGCAAGACTCAGGCAAATAAGCCATACTAGAAttgaatgtatttgtgaaggtGAATTATTTGATAGAAACCGATGGATAAAACTGGAGTTCTAAAACATCTTGCTCTCTAAAATAGAAAGTCAAAGTAACTTCGTTACAAGTCTAGGTATAAAGATTTCAGTTCTCTTACTGCCATTATTTACATAGCTAAAATATcattgatatttattttatttccaaatttattttatttctaaattttattttatgatcaGCTCTGTGAATTTTCTGACTtgaaaagcaagatataaatcTGAAATAAATTCAAGAAAgctatttttatcatgtttttttcTACAGGAATTTCATTCTTGCACATCTGCTTTTTGTCTGCTGCACAATTTAATCTTGAATGTTTCACCCTGGATTTGGTGCCACTGAAATTGCGAAATtcaacaaaataattatttttgttgaATTCCATGATTAGTTCATCTTCCAAGGTCATGCTTATCATATTCACACATAAGAGTTAAAGTATACATTTAATGATGTCATGTGAGGAAAAAGTCCTTTGAAGCACCTACCAAAGTGCCAGAACTAAGCCCTTCAAATTAAAATCTTTGGGACTGAGCCCGTAATTCTTCAGTCCTGCTGTGCACATCCATCCTCTTCCCTACAAACAAAGTGAGCCCATCTGCTCTAACCTTTGCTCTCAAGTGTCTAGCGAACTAAGCTTTTCCCATCCTGAATTTAAGCAACTTTGGCAGTGAGCCTGCCTTCTTAATTAGAGCTAAGACAGGTCCAGCAAAGATCAAAAACAGTAGGCACGACTGATTtttttccacccacccacaatTTATATATTCACTGGTGCAACTTTTCCTTGATTAAGGGATAACACAAAGGTTGTCTACCTCTTGGACATCTGCAATGCTGAGGATGGTTTCGACCATGTGTGCTTAATGAACTCAAACAAAGATGGAAATAAAGATTGAATAAAGCTCATGCTGGGAGGTTTGCTCCTCATTAATGTCCTCAAACACATTATCAGACTGAACTTGTGAAGGTTGTTGAAAAAGCTCCATGGCTTTGGCTATTCTGAGAATCAACTGCAAGTAAGAGAAAAAATCTTCGGAAGAAGAAGGTGGATCATTAGTGATGGTATCATCCCCTGGAGTAGGCAGGTTAGGCAATGGTTCTAAATCTATGTCTGATTGGGAAGAATGAGGCAATGTGGAGTGTGAAGACGAGGCCGAAATAGGTGGATAAGATTGGTTAGTGTGATGTGGCTTGATTGTGGCTATTTCAGTCTGTATCGTGGAGGTGTGATCCCTGAACATCATCCTGACATGCCCTTTATGTGGGGCTTTGATACCAGTGTCTGATACTCTCGGGACTGTATTGGTTTCCGCGGCTTGTGATGATTGCCGAGATTTCCGATGCTGGGCTGGTACCGTGGTGGTCTTTGGTACTGTCTGTGTCAGCTGAGGACGCTCTGTCCTTTGTTTCTTTGACTTCTGTTTCAGTACCGAAGCTGATGAGACCGAACGCTCATCTGTTGATGAGTGGTATCGGGTCGTATCATGATATCGTGATCGGTATCTCGGTGATACGGATAACTCAGTGTAATCAGAGTCTCTATGGTACCGGTAATGATGCCTCCGTCCCAGGTAAACTTCGAGCTTGGCAGAATAACTCCGATGTGCTCAGTAAAGAGAGCTTGCATAGGTGGGGTCACAATGGTACGGAGGCTTGTAAAGCCTGACCCTCTTTGTTAGCCTATGTATTCTGTATGGCTCTCTAGACATGAAAGACCCAGATGGGGTATCAGGTCTCACGTTATTGGCAGCATGGGATCGTCTCTGTGACATATTATGGTGTTTTCTCCACCTTTTGGTGGGAGGAGAAACGTGGGGTGCCTGATCAGAGTGGTCAGATCCAGACGGTGACACTGCTCTCACAGTCGATAGTGGACTGGAGTGTCATGATCGAGAAAGCACTGCAACCTCCACTGTATTGATCGGGGATTGTGAAGAAACAGCCAGACTGGGTGACTCTAATTAGCCAGATGGTTGTATCATAACATAGTCCAAGGACATGATAGTCACCATAGTTGGTTTTTGTAGAAATGACTCTTGAGGAAGGGTCTGGTCTACTTTTTTCCGCTTTTTTGACTCGGAGGCTTTTGAAACCGAGGGTGCTCTCGGTGATGTTTTCAATTTTGATTTTCTAGTAGTTTTAGATTTAGCATCAGAAGAAAATGTTGAAGAAATTATTAACTGGATGGTAGATTCTCCTCTATGAGGCGGGGCCATAGTCTGAGGCTTAAGGGATTTTTCCCAGAGAAAGGATTTTAGTCTCTGTTGCCTCAGTTTCAAAGCTTGCTTTGTAAAGGTTTTACAAAACTGACAAGATGTGGTTTTCCCTAAGCAGAACAGGCAGATATTATGGCCATCAGTAAGGGGAATTTTATTCACAAATGTGCACTTCTTGAAGTTGGGCAGGGTTGCCATAAATGGCAGGAAgcggggggaagggggggatggAGTccaaattacagtatttacttatCTAGTGGAGATTTTAAGAGTACTGAAGATTGAAATTGGTCCTAATATTCCTTTttagagaaaaaagaagatgaaCGCAGCAgctcaatgagagagagagatctcatgCGGCgccggcaaaaaggaactgaggtacatGAGAGAGCGGGCGGACCTCGTGGGCTGGGGGTGCGGTCCTTCACAAACGTAGCAAAGAAGCTTTAGAACATTCCAGAGACCTCTGCACAAGCACAGATTAAACTTATTAGTGTGcactgcagtacagcaatggaagcAATTACGAGAGGTGGTGACtgttccaatactggaggcattcaagagaaatttaaacaaccaTCTGGCagctatcctttgatttgtattcctgaatcaagtaggaggttggactcagtggccttataggccccttccaacttcattatgcTGTGCTTctattctatgcttctatgattAAAACCCTGAAtatctaaagaaaaagaaacctagATGACAAATCAAAACAATAGCCACTTAACAGAATTAAGAAGATGTCAGATGGGGAATATGTGTCTGAAGACCTCTTCAAACAATATAATTTTCACCTGTTTTCTGAAGTCCAGAAGGGAAGGATCCTGGCATAAATTTGCAGAAAGCACATTCCATAGCATTGTTTTTTTGACCTCTCTGGGAGTGGCTATATGGAAACGCGAAACCTGACTGGCTCAGATTGGCATGGGTAGAAAATCTTAGGGTCTCTCAGATAACAAGGTCCTGaatcattaagggctttatagataccagcactttgaatttggcacgGGCGCATACAAGGAGCCAATACTGATGTGCCAGAATCAGGGAGATGTGATCATATCTTCAAACTCCCAATACAAATCTGCCTGCTACATTTTGCACCTGTTGAAACTTCCATATCACCTTCAAAGGCAGGCagacatagagagcattgcagtagtcgctcctagagattaccaatgcatcAACCAATGTTGTTAGGGatttgtccaggtagggccacagGTGCACAAGCTcctgaaaacaggaaaaaagcagACATTTCATGGGGCCATAGAAGCAGGTCCTCAACAGTTGGGTGTGTTCTACCTTCAAATTCTAAAGGTTGCTCATGTGAGTTATAAGCAGAAATGCTAGGGACTGAATCTGGAGTGTTCTTTTATTGCCATGAGGTCATGAGTTTTGTGAATATGCTTTGTCCAGAAGGGGCCACACCCAAAACATCAGCTCAAGCTGCTGAAAtctgttttcacttttttaaaattgtgacgTATTGCAAGTTATAATCTTGTGTAAACTGTCCAGTGTAGTACTTGCACGAATGTGGTTGTATAGAGACCAAGCGAGTTAAAAAGACTTATCTGAGAATAATCAATTATGATGCAAGACAGAAATGATCAGAATAATTAGAATAAACTAAATATAATTAAGCTTTCGATACCCAATAGCCACTGATTCTTGAAAATCGGATGTTGGTAATGTGCAGAACCCCTCTGAAATTGCTCTCCAAATGTCCTGAAATGTATTTAGCTCACCTTTATTCCACTATCATTATGAAGTGAATTTCTATAAAATTCTTCTGCACATTCCTGAGGAAACTGGGATAGTTAATTGGAATAGTTGAAGGATGATTTAACCTTTTATGTTTAGACTGTTAgtagttaaaatattttcatttctgagACATCATAATTGCACATAGTTCCAAGGAGGGATAAATATAGTTGTAAATGTTCTAAAGGAAAACCAATGAGCTGGAAGAAATCCACAGCTTGCCACCACATGATCTGGAAAATCAATATTTAGTATTCAGGACCACAGAATACTATGTATGACTGTGTTAGGAAGACCCTGAAGCCCTACCTTATCCAACAGACTTTAAACTGTCTTTATTATCCCAGGCCAGTGCTGGTATCAAAGGAAACTTTCTCTTATGCTAGATTTgtcactgccttttaaaaaaagtcacgaTGGGCACTCAGCCAAGTGGAAGAGCAACTGCCATTGCTGCCATCATCTTCATCCACAAAAAGTAATTTAAGTATTTTTATGGAGCCTGTCAATTTTACATAACACAGCTTAAAACGCAAATCCAATTGCACACACAGGATAGAAGCAGGATCTTTGTTGGACTTGGCTGAAAAACAGAAAACCCAGTGAATAAATGACAGGCAAGCAAAACCCTTCAACTGTTCTGTCCGAATGCTGTCTTTCCAAGCTCAGAACCCTCCATGTAGCTTTCCCTTACAGAGGAGTTGCTCTAGACCATTCATTTTATTTGGATTCTCTTTTCTGCACTCTTCTCATTGTCAttgctatgtgctatcaagtcatttccagCTTATTGTGACCCAAAATGTTAGTGGTACAAGGAATAGTTTGCTgcaccccagtgaatttccatatgGGAGTATagatctgaacccagatctcctgaatacAAAGGTCTATACACATCACACTGGTCTTTGCCTTTCCAAAAGGAGAGATAATTTATTGGAAATAAAGTAATCCTATGTCTACTGATGCTATGGGGTGCAGAACCCATTACTTTCAACAGAACAGAACTGggttttgaaatttaccagttaGATTCAAGCCATCGCAAAGTtggctttgctgatgtttgtttAGTCCCATTTGTCTCCAAAAACTCATAGACATACTAAATAGCCTCAGTGTCAGTCATGTTAGTTCATGCTAAGAGAACTGTGTTGTTTACTTCTACTTACTGGGGACATTTCTGTGAGCTCTTATTTGAAAGACACTACACTTTGCAAATGCTTTAGTTCTTCTTGCCATCCCTGAGGCTGGAATCATAATTATGGCCAAAGACACTCTTTTGACTTTGGCCATAATTACATCATTGACAGTCATTTCAGCACTTCAAATATCCTTCACTTTGTGATATTTAAAAAGGTAACAGATGCAAGCAAATTGAAGACAAATGACACTGCATGATTTTCcgtcataaaaataaaattactgtTGAACTACTTATTTTCTAGGTGATCCTAGAAAGATTTGCTGTCTTCTTGCTTAAACTTACTGAAAAGTACTATATGCAGGGATACAGTACTTCGGAATGAAGTCAGTGTACACCTTCATAACAAAGTTTCAGTTCTATtgggagcttttaaaaaattaataataataataacaacaaaaggtTAAAATAGTTGATTACTTACCTGAAAATTAAATTCATTCACATTTAGAATGAAAAAGGAACATGTGGAGCGATGCAGATGAGGTGACTGAAAGATGTGGATCTGTATCAGCATAAACTGGTGTCAATTAGTGAATAAAACAGTGGACTGTTCATATATAAGTTTGCAATTTAGAGAAATAACTATTTAGGGCCCTGCTTAGCTCTTTGTAACCTTTTTCCCCCAGCAAGTCTCTCTCCCTAGCTGACACTGGAAGAGACACATCAGACAGTAATACCTTTAAGTTTTCTCTGGCTTTTTTTAGCATGATGACCTGCTTTTACCTTAAGGGACACATGGTTGTTTTTTCATACCATCCTTTCTTGCTTCAGTCAACAGGCAATGACTACTGATTTTTGTTAGAATAGAACAAGCAGGTATGAGCATAGGTTTTCAGGCTCAGGCTCTACAGAACACTGTATGTATATGAAAGCAAGGACTTAATATGGAACACAAGCCTTCAGAGTTGGAGAGTCACTCTAATCACCAATCTGCTAAGTGCAGGCTAAATctctttgtgaatgctgtttcAAGTGGAACAACTGATACAGCAAGGTAGTGTGCATGACTCATGGGGTGCCTGGAGGAACTGCTCCCCTAGAATCTTTTTCTTTGCCTCCCTCTGCATAAAGTTAAACTTACCTTGATGTTATTCATATTAATACCCTGAGAATAAAATAGTGAAATTAAAGTTTTATTGAATTGttcatcacagaatcatagattgAATATTCACAGAAGATACTTTGTATTGTAAAACTATCAAGCCTATATACCAATTGCATATGAAAAAGGATGAGACAATAGATAAGTTTTTGTTTAGGACAACATACATTATTGGGGGGCCAGCAAGATTGCTATCTAGCTctattctgaaaaataaaataaaaaatttagcccattaaatgcttttaaatataGCACTTAAACTAGCATTCAGCAGAGTTTACCTGCATTAAAATCAAGAAGCAGAGTGGTAGTGAACAGAATTTACATTGTACTGTAGTTTCTTCCCTTTTACTATGCTTTATAAACCAGACTGTATACTGTAAATGGCTTGATTTGGGAATTTTAttacattaattttaaaagtttccaTATTCACAttatataatattgatattgcaGAAAAGTACTATCAATGTATGTTCCAAATCATACACATATTTATTCGGAAGCAATTTCCTTTGCTTCAGGGTGGGATTTACTCACAATTAAAGGCACACAAGATGGAAACCATAGCCTTTGGGGGCAAGGATAACTTCAACAACAGATTGAAGTTGAACACTGTAATACTTCAAAACAGGAGTCGTCAACCCcgtccgcagcctggtgctggtctgtgggcttgccggaactgggccacgggtatggatctccacccccacacacacacatgtgcagcaTGTGTGTCACACCTGCatgggggcgtgtcatgctcacagTGGGCGTCACACGTGCAGGAGTGTGTCACACCTGCAGGAGTGTGTTGCGCCTGCAGGGGTGTGTCGCGCTCACAGCACACCCCCTGCAAGTGCAACACACCACCGTGTCAGCGTGACTCGCCCACCACACAAGTGCGGGGGTGCCCCCGCAcgcatggagctcactccccccctcactcccccccaaccagtccgtggcccccaaaaagtttggggaccgctgctctaaaaGGAAAAGACACACCCTGATTATCAAATATACAGAGACAGAGGAACTCCAACTTGCAGCAAAAGCATCAGACTCCACAGTCTGCTGAAACAACATTCCATATTCCATGTCAATACCATCATTAGTTACTATGCATCAATTATACATGCTTACAATTGGTTACAAATCAGTGGTTACAATATCTCTgtggtttttatttctttatttttttcttctcgaTTAGTCTTTCTGCACGGCTGACTGGATCGATGCCTGcacattcttctttctttatttcattatgCTTTACTATAGTAGATCTGATTATATCAATGTCACGTTCTAAGTGTTCCAGCGTGGCTGAAACAACTGTTGGTGGAGATTCAAAGTCTACCAAGAAGTACCTGGAGgagtggaaaagaaaataatagtaaCAAAGTAAGAATTTGTGAATACTTTGTATATCAATTTAACCTCTTAACCAAACTTAGTTTTATAAGAGATAGCGGTATTAGTCTATACTAGTATGTCAggcaaaaagaatttttttaaaaaagacaacaatattttaatgtgtgcttctgtggacaagtccacttctccAGACATGACAGTGGGAcagcatggcaaatatttatacagttataCAAATCAAAGAGACTAATTGTTTTCTGGACAAAAGTAACTGATTATCTGGCATTTCACATTGGGCAACAACCATTAGCACCCCTGTTGATATTCAGCTCCCCCTCCAGGAAACATTGTTCagtaaacaatgacaacaatTGGTGGCttaattaatcccaggctatagataacaaaGGGGAACAACATAGTAAAGAATATCATAATCTCCAGTGGGGCTTGTGAGCTAGCACTGGGTAGTTAGTAAGGCAGAAAACTGTCCTGATGCATAAtgtgtattgtggacaagaagctactattaGGAGAGACTATGGAGAGATAGCATGGTTTCCtctaggcaaagatgtcagacaaggatgcattttatcctcttaattcaatctgtatgcagaatacatcatatggaaagccaaactagattcagataaaggaggaatgaaaactgCTGGGAGAAAcagcaataatttaagatatgcagatgacaccatcttacttggcagaaagcagcaatgacttgaaacaacctTTTGTGGAAACGGAAAAAGAAAATGCCCaagaactgcagttgaatatgGAGACCAAAATCATTATTACAGaagaacaaataataataatcatgtgtcatcaaatcaattctgatttatggcaacccttttcagggttccccgtgtagagaatactcagaagtgatctcCCATTCCCTTCGTCTGAGGGCGGcttgggattgtgtagcttgcccaagaccacacagactggctctactcacaagaaaCACAGTgaggaataaaactcccaacctctggctccacagccagatacctaaagcactgagctgtccagcctgCTAAAGAAAAACTATACAACTTtactgttgacaatgaagaaactgaaaaataagtaaagattctgtatacagtactttgcttcaatcatcaatccagatAGAGACTGCAGccgagaaatcagaagactgagactcaaaagGTTAGCAATGGAGGAATTTAAAAAGAGCATCAAGAATAAGGAAACTTGATGAtcttttggtctccagtgacttTTGGTGTCAGTGGAAACAAAAATTATCTATCCACTCTTGTATTCCTAATCACTATGTATGGGGTGTtaaagttggacagtaaagaaagccaccaggaaaaaaaactgatttactTGCAATAcgatgctggaggaaagctttgtagataccctggactaccagaaagatgaataagtgggtcctagagcaaatgaggtctgaactatttctggaagcaaaaatgacgaAACAGagtgtcctactttgggcacataaggagacaacaggattctctggaaaagacaataatactgggaagagttgagggcagcaggaaaagaggaagaacaaatacaaaCAGATTGACTTCctaagagctgagcaggaatgTTCAGGACAGGactttcttattatttttttccttttttg from the Pogona vitticeps strain Pit_001003342236 chromosome 3, PviZW2.1, whole genome shotgun sequence genome contains:
- the MRPS6 gene encoding small ribosomal subunit protein bS6m isoform X2 — translated: MPRYELALILKVMQRPETAATLKRTVGALMEKGAVVRNLENLGERQLPYRILKHDAHHNRGGYFLVDFESPPTVVSATLEHLERDIDIIRSTIVKHNEIKKEECAGIDPVSRAERLIEKKKIKK
- the MRPS6 gene encoding small ribosomal subunit protein bS6m isoform X3, with amino-acid sequence MVQPETAATLKRTVGALMEKGAVVRNLENLGERQLPYRILKHDAHHNRGGYFLVDFESPPTVVSATLEHLERDIDIIRSTIVKHNEIKKEECAGIDPVSRAERLIEKKKIKK